GTTGTGCAAACTAAAAACCCACAAGACAGCCAACAAAACACTAACGCTAACGATCCATTCCATCCAATGGGACAACCAATAGCAATCTAATTTCATTTGGCTGCTCCgccaaatgaatttttttatgttgtatTTGCCCATCAACAGACGGTTGCACAACTAGTAAGCATTTCAATTTCTCTGAGTGATTCTTCGTCACGGTTGCGTGTGCATAACAAAACGACTTTCAATAGTACATGGGCCATTCAGTTGTCGTCCTGTCAGTCATGTAACACGGAATTGAATTCAACTCTTCAAGCCAGCGGCAGAAACCAGAAAccgtcatttttattttctttctatctCTATAACGTTGCGTCACACAATGAAGGTCGTGGCCATAAAACTCGTATATCTATAGTAGTCCggttctacattttttatccGCAGTTGGAAATCGTTGTCTGTGCCCTTGAGATCTCTGTGTGGGAGGGCAGCCAAAATTGTAAACGTAAATATTCCGCTTGAtttctttccatcttttttagGATTCAGTTGGCAGCCGACACGGCTCGATAAAGGACTGCTGGCGCTTTCAATTTGATGCAAttgacatttgaaaaattggccAAGAATATTATGGAACAGTGCAgcgactactactacaaccCCTGAAGCTTATTGATTGCGATTGATTGGCCAGCCATGTAAATGACAGACACTAAGGAAACGACACAAACGCAGCGCATAGGGACAGTGCACACTGGTGATAACAACGCGAGCAGAGTTAAAGAAAGGTCGGCGAACGTCAAAACATTTCCTCAAACTTTAGGCAAATCAGCCGCGCCGGATTGGAGTCGGAACTCGTTAACTTTTGGAAAATCAGGTAAATGTACCATTCCTAAGACTCAATATTTGAAGAATTCCCAACCCAAACTTTTGGCCAAATGAAACGCCGCATGGTTTCGATGGAAGAAGTAGAAGGAGAAGGGAAGTTGAGTTAAATAAGTTTTGGACGCAGCCAGGGATTTTCAGCTATTGACTTCACCGAAATTCTCCGTCCGGAAGGATTCCTGACATctttattcattattttttaacgcCGTCGTGCTATGTAGGCTACAAAATATTAGCGCCGAGAAAATCTGAGAATTCGACTTAATTAGGAAGAACAGCCGATGCTaaccggtgtgtgtgtgtgtgtgagggaATGCCAATATCTAGACGAGCTAGAATCCTGCtgatattttctaaaaaaaaatcaatcaattggtAGAGTCTCCAGGAGGATCCCACGTTTTGCATTAGAAATCCCTTTTCCGTCTAACGTGATTGAAACGTCTTCCATAGCAAATTCCATGCCGTGACTCTGCTTCCGTGCGTTCGCTTCCGTCTTCATCAATCCTTCCCTTACATACTATAATGCCTTTCCTATTTACTTAGCCTGGCCTGCTCTGTAGCTCTCTGTCGGACCCTAGCCCCAGGTGGAATCGGATTCTCGGGCAATCTTGTAATGAGCACGTTGTGCGCCTTACTGTAATACGTAATCCACACGGCTGGTGCACACAGACACGGGCGTTATTGTTTCCGAACGACAGACGGAAATCAAAGCTGGCGTGGATTATTTACCTTATGTATTTTAGCATCCAGCTTCCGTCCCTTCTATATTTTCCTTGCGGATCTTAAGACCGTCCTAATTGATTGAAATGGGCAGCCCTGGGCTCCTGATTTTCCTAATAAGCGTATCAGGCAACGGGGGGAAATCTATTCCACTATTCCAAGAATAATCAGCTCTACTTTTCTCAATCTCAGAAAGATAGGAATAACTTCCAAGAGAAATGGCCATTGAAGACTTTGATGACATTCTCCCCCACATTGGCAGTTTCGGTCCGTTCCAGAAGAGGATCCTCCTGCTGTCTCTACCAGTCAACTATTTCCTGGCCGTCGTCTACATGGCTCAGATTTACCAGACTCTGGTGAGACTCTTGTAATATCTATCACGTTATTTGATCCAGTTGGTAGATCCTACACAGgatctttattatttatctGCTAGCGTTGAGAACTTGCAACTGATAACGTAATCCCAGTGGTAACGTCTAGAGTTAGTTTtgattttggtatttttttatttttaaacttttccgCCAACTTTTCGCCCATCTCCAACATGTTaacattttccccctttttttgtctaACGCAACTTTTTAACTTCTCCTCTTGTTCCTGAATAGTTTGCCCTCCCCATGTCGataacttttttgttctttcttttctttatttggttTGTTATCTGCTGGTCGATGGTGAATTCTGGCACGTGGGGGCTGTTATATTCCGCGTCATTAGACGCCGGAGCACTGGTGTTCCGTACCTGAACTGAGCCACCTGGAGCCGTCGGAGCGTCGCAATTTGTCTATTCCGCTGGAGACGCGTGACGGTGAGCTGGTCTACAGCCGATGTCGCATGTTTGATGTCAACTTCACTCAAGTAGGCCATGACAAAATCAACAACCCCATAACGatccttcctccttttttatcTCATCCgcaaagtttgttttttttcttccggatAGTAGCAAATATCGATTGTTAGACATTTTTTCAGCCGCTTATTATTTACTCTATTCATGGGAGGAGCATAACTTACCATCACGCAATATGTAAAGCGCCCAATTTCACTTGCACATATGCAGGATCTATCCGTTGTGTTTTGTTGCTTTTGTTGGCGCGTCAAGTTATTCATTGGCGTTGTGTTTCCCCAATGTTTCCTGGAAAAGAAATCGGCATTGAATGTTAATAGTAGTGCGGCTGCATATCCTTTTGTAGCTCGAGTCTACTAGATGCGCCATCTTTTTAATGTCGACATTTTATTTGATGCTGTGGCagatttttataatatttcatTCGTTGCGATTTTGTATAGGAGGGAGCGACGGTGGACGTGACACAAGGACGTAATTTGTCCTGGCCAACCAAGCCGTGCTCGGCCGTCGACGGATGGGATTACGACTTGAGTGGCGGAATGTACCACACCATCGTCTCCGAGGTACACTTgccaattaaatttgtttttctttgagcaaaattcattaaatccACTCGCCAATGTTTTCAAAGGAAAACCTAAAATACTGAAGGAATAACGAAACTCTAGACTTGATTTTATATCTTTGACTGTCCGGATTGAATGCAATTGGGTACAATCTTTCATTAGGCCAGAGTACTGTAATATTAAGACGTAACCGACCATTTCCTAATCAAGCATCAATGTCCGTCGTCCGCTTTATTAAtcaaaaattcccttttcatTCTGTCCTTCAATCTCTTCAAAGAATTTTCAGTTTCAATGGGCCTCCCCGTTTCCTTTTGTGTctggtttttttctcctttaacAAATTGAAAACTGAACGCAGCAGCccattgatttatttatttgcccAGCCGATGGATGGGAAAGGAGTGGATCCCAGTAacgttaaattttaatttcaatttgttttattttctttttttcggcagAGTAATTGGGTTTGCGAAGACGATTGGCGAGCCAATTTCGCCCAGGCCATGTTCTTCGCCGGCGCCATCGTCGGCAGTCTCCTCTTTGGTCTATTGGCCGACTGGTATGGCCGGCTGCCCGTCCTGGTGCTGAGCAACGTGCTGGCCTGCGTAGCGGGCGTGGCCACGGGATTTTGCCGAGGATTCGTCGATTTCGTCGTCTGCCGCTTCCTCGTCGGAATGGCCTACGATCTCCATTACATGTAAGTCGTCGTGACTGATATTGATTACGTAATAAGCTCATTACGAATTTAATGTtgacattctctctctctctcggcaggATGATGTACATAATCCGTAAGTAATTCACTCCCACCGCCATCGTTAAATCGGATGATGGACTGCCGGCCAGCATCCGACTCATGTCGTCTCTTGCGAAAAAACTGGGAAATATTGGCCAAGTAACTTTTGAGCTAATAGAGAAGTTGGACCCTGAGACTTGGGTCTTATACATACGGTAGGCGTATGAATGTGAAATTCGAGTTACGTAAATTATTGATAAATGACGTCGGTGCCTGGAGAGATGGAGATCCGTCccataaataaatgaagaagCGAACTGGCGAATAAGCGGATCAAAAGATGAAAAGCCCGGGCTGttttgaaaaagtaaaaaactagAAAGGGAGATTTCAAAAAACGAGCAGGAAAATCAAGGTGGTCCTTTTTGTACAGTGTGTATGGCATTTATAGTTGTGCAACTCGGCCAGATTCAACAATACCGAAGCGTATTCTAAGCGGGGAAaactttttgcctttttggaaGGTATTTTCATTTGAGGACTTTGTGCTTTTGTTTATAGGAATGGCTAGCAATTAAACGCGTCGCCATAATTGGCTTGTTTTTGTTCCTCCCGTTTAAGAGCGTCCCCTATTTTGAGTGGAATTGTTTCCAGCAGCCGACACGATTCTTTTTCGTGAATTTGAATAGTTTGCGAAAAATGATTCAGTTTTGTCCATAAACCGTCGCCGCTTTTGTTAATTGTATTTTCAAGAgctttggtttttttattcgcaaaAGCATTTGCGTTGCGTAGATCCTAGCTGTAATGTTTGGCTTAGACATTTCTATTCCGGCGCGTATCTAAAACAAGAGCTGCTTAATTGCGCttctcgcattcatttgcataTAGACTCGAGGGTATATATGAACAATGCCAACTACGTACACAAAGACCAGTCCGCTGTATTTGTGCTGCATACCATTATAGCTTGTTTGCAAAGTGCCGGAAATCTCGCAGTTCATTCATCGGATCAACTTAGATTTTGGCGCGGAAATGTTTCAAGTTTGAAATGTCCAAGTTGATGCTATTGGATATAGGGTCCAAAGGAGTTGTAGAGAGATCTGTGTAACGGCGTATTGAATTCAATCTCCTTATATCATTATGATATTCTATTTGACTCGATTATTCCCCGTATCTAGTTTTTAATCCCCCCAGGGCTCCACTATGGAgtgcttgctgctgctgttgcccgGCGAGGGCGGATAAGGAAGTCGGAAACAATCTCGGAAACTTTGAATAAGCTTCTCTCTAGCTGAGCCCTTTGGGGTTGCACATATAGTgtcgcttcttcttcccacTCATCCGATCCGCGGACTCGAGAGTCTGCATGTTTTCTATCGATCCGGTCGAAACTCTTCTCCGTCTcaagacttttattttttttccccctaaaGCGCACCTATCTACGAGTGCGGGATATGTGCGTCGAGTCGCTGGTCCGAAACACAATTGATCTAGTTAGATGCAGCGCCGGtgtatttcttgttttctcctCATGTGCCTGACTTTTTTCGTCTTAAAGTTCAAAGGATCCTGTGACTgttgaaaagagaagaagaaaagttgacGGCCAAtgggtttttttcctttctctaaCATGTCGACTAGTGCGGAATAGAGTTGACGTTTGACTCGGCATCCTTATATCACAATTcaccgaatttttttttatccagcATTAAAGTTTCGGGTTCATCCAGTGAAATTCCGGCTCGCGTTATTCATTCGCTAATGCCATCattaaaatagaaatgagagataGGGAAATGGCATTTTTTGAACTAGTTGAAATGTCATCGTAAATTTCGTTTTGTTCGGGGGAAGGGAGACAGTTAATTCGTTAATTGGGTAACCCACTGGGAATTTGTTTTAACCGGAATATAGGAGAGAGATTAATCTTTTCTGATCTCTAGAGAATGTCTGACTaaccgagaaagaaagaaggatcGATTTTTCCACCCTATCTTTCGTAGAGAAATTGCCACTATAGTCCGAGTGGGGTTCCAGCTCTTGTTGAATATAACTCTACCATTTTGTTCTTCCTCCTTTCTCTAGACAAGAGGCAAGATCTCTTATTGAGATTATTCCTCCTTCTAGAGCCTTTGCTGTTTGACGCAATTGTCTTCATTGTCGTATTCCTCGAGGGCTCCCGGAGCAGCAGCCCATTAGATGTTGAagagttttgttttaaatcggATAGCATATGGCGGTTGGCTTCCATTTGatcttttgttcttttgaCTGCACAGTCCTCTTGACTCGCGTAGTCCGGATCAAGTTGGCTGTAGATAACGCCCGACAGCTTTTATTATTACGATGCGCATTCGAGTATGAAAGAAGATAAGATTTTTAATACCCCTTTTTCCGTTTTATTTCCAGTGATGGAGTACGTCAGCCCGGAGAAGAGGACGATAGTGGGCAACATTCCGTTGGCCGTCTTCTTGACGCTGGGCGCCGGAAGCCTTCCGTGGATCGCTTACGCCCTGGCGGATTGGCGTCTCTTTTCCATCGTCACATCGGCACCCATTGGTGCTATCGTCgtggcttggtggctggtgcccGAATCCGCACGATGGCTCGTTCTCAAGGGGAAAACTGATAAGACGATGGAAACACTCCGCAAATGCGCCCGCATCAACAACAAGACGGTCGATCCATCCGTTTACGaggaatttcaagtatttatcACTTCCTATTACCATCTGCTTACTTATTCATTCCGGCGGAAGGCAGGCATTGTTTATTCCTCCCCTTTTTCCTTTGGGGGCTATTACAGGCGGCCACCAAGAGGACTTACCAGCTGGAAAAGGACAATCCCACCAATTGGATGGATCTCTTCCGCTCGTCGAAAATGCGCCAACGCTTTCTCATCATCACACTAACTTGGTCAGCCCTTTTTCACGtttctttattcatttaatttgactGGGATCAACGTCACATTGACCGCACCCTTCTATTCCCGTCTGATACTTTTATGCGTTGACACTTTCGCCGTATGATTaactttcttgacatttttgtggggcttttctttttattaaaaacgATCCTGcgtattaaaaaaacacacaaaagccAAGGCTATATTCGGCTGATGCAATTGAGTTGAAAGCCTGtcggaaatgaaaaaagaagattaaTTTTTGATCATGCGCTGGATAatgaaattctaattttttgttttgcccgCCCTATACCATTTATGCACCGTAGTAAAAACttaattgaaattcatttcattttctcctcTGACAGGATGGTGATTACGGTTGTTTATGACGGCTACGTCCGCTCTTTGGCCATTTTACCTTACAGCGTTTTCATCACCAACAGTGTGGCTGGAGCCCTGGAATTGCCGGCTGATCTGGTGCCGGTCGTCACGCTCGATCGACTGGGCAGAAGATGGACACTTATGATGGCCCTTGGCCTGGCCGGATTGGCCGGCATAGCCACCGGACTCGTTCCCCAGAGTAAGCAGCATCTACTCTCGAGTCTTCTTATTGCTGTTTGCCCGTTCATAAAAAACTGGGACCTGCAAACTGTCACGTCCACGTctgacatttcttttctcttgttgtgTTATTTAGGTTCGGCCATGTTGATGACCCTGCTGGCCATGGCCAGCCGCTTCTTTATCACCATCGCCATGAACACGGGCCTCCAGTACACGGTCGAGCTCATTCCGACCCAGTTGCGCGGGCAAGGCACTGGCGTCGTCCACATCACTGGGCATGGCGCCACATTCTTCGCTCCCTTCATTCTCTATCTGGTACATTAAACATTGACTGGAGGACCACGCCGCCcttgtataataataacaatccgCTATATACACTTTCGCTCGCCCGCCCAAACTCGACCGCCCGGCCCTGTCTTATAACTGTGCACATTGAATTGCCAAATGCCTCGGAGTTGGCACAGTTCGGCCGGCCGGCTCTTTTTAACTATTTACGACGTTCGCCATAGTGACGTCGAATCGAGTCTCGATTTATAGAAAAACATTGGGGTTCCTTGATGCGCTGGCCGTGAGCGGGGGGGAATTATCGATCGGCACACATCCTGGCCGTCTTAGATAGTGCTACAAGGAATGATGCCTTCGGTTATTGTCACTGTTTGAACCTCCGGCTCTTGTATGTTGCTGACTCTTTTTTACGAACGACTGACGAGTGTTTgggttaaataataattttatctcTCCCCTTTTGATATCTCTCTGGTCGTATAATGTTATATAGAGCACCTACTACAAGACCCTGCCCTACATCGTCCTGGGAGctctgtctgtttttggtgGACTCGTCTGCCTTCTTCTACCCGAAACGGCCAACCAGAATCTGCCCGAGTCGGTGGCCGACGCCGAACATTTCGGAGCCGATCAATCCTTCTTCCAAATGCCCTGCCTCTCCAAGTGAGTCTGCGTTTGCCAAAACTAACGTTCATCCAATGACGAATATGTTACATGTTTCAATTACGACCATGTCCATTTGTCTGGCTGTCTATTTGGTCTGGATGACACGCCCAAGTCTGATGCGACAATCAAGTGGATATTTGTTGATGTTTGTTTAAGAACGAAGTTTCTTTGTATTTACCCGTAGGCGGAGGGAGCGTCAACAAAGATTGAACGACGTCGAGGACGTAGCTGTTGTCAAAAGAAGTTTGCCGTCGTTTGGTTCTGCTGCTGTGGGCGGTAGGATCGCCAGCCCCGCTCGTCAATACGTCAAGGACCTGTCAGATCCAATGTTTACGGGAATCGGGAGCGCCAAACTcgaccgacaacaacaacagcaaactgTTCCCCGTAGACAGGAGGAGCATCAACCGGCTGATGGATGGCAGAATGAAGCTTTCGCTACCGACGATATTTCTTGGGAAAAGCTTCAAACCACTCGATTGTGACTCCTCCTGTGATTCTTCTTCCAGATCCTGAAAGGAATCGTCtgggatttttcttcttcttctttcctttttcccttttttcttatttagaaaacgaaaaaaatttaacgtcCACCATTTTCATCTCGACATCCATTTGTACTGCCAGTCCTTGCGGGATTGACGACCTCCGTGTTGATCCCGCCGCTGcatttccccccaaaaaagttggACAGGCGCATATATAGAACCGACAAGGTTAAAATGGTTGCTGCAACGAGATTGTCCAAGTATAAAACGAATAATGATAGCACGAAATTGCTCACACCGTAACTGGCACGTAGTACATTCCCCAGTCACGTCTACTCACGCACAATAGGGACGATccctacacacacagcacacacaccctgggtcttcttctttcctttttattttcgaatGCCTATCCGAAAAGAATTCCGTATAGCCGCCTGTcgccaaatttaaaaagtacAAAAGCGGAGCCattattgaaatttgatttggaATAATGCCGAGCGTGCACGAGACTTTCTCTTTGGGATTGTTAGGGGGGGATCCTGCATAAAACGACCTTATAAGACACTGAACCTGCCGAGTGAAATGCAACTGTGACAACCGCCCCATATGAAATGTGTACATACGTATACGCACACTAACGTGCTCGAATAATTCGTTCAACTTGCGCGCTGTGTTGTATCGCTAGCAGCGCTCAGTCGATTTCAAATGTAATATTCACGCAGGGTTGACAAATTCTTGTTTACGGCATACGGCTgtctgtttttcctttttcttgctCATCATTTGTATAATCATCTTCCTTTCTTGACTATCTGATCGGTGACATAAGTGCAATATTCTTTTAAGACGCTCCCAGTCTTGTCTCAATTGTTAATGCAGTTATCTGCGATTGTGTGAAATCGTGTGGAACGAAACGAAATACGAGGTTgacaaataaactaaataatgtgaatctttttttgttgggaaatatttaaaagacgTGGGATATCGATTCGCATTGCGGGGATTTCACGGGCGGAAAGGCTTTCGTGCTGGATACGTCAGAATCAGGTGAGATTGCGTGGGAAGGAATTAGAGGAATTCACTATTCGCTATAAAAATACAGATTTCTCCGTTTCTTAGTAAGCTTTAAATTAATGAGCTATGATGATCAATGTCAGCTGTATATAGAAAGTCAAATTGCTAGGAAATTGCGAGACCCCCAACAGTAGATTACTAGAAACGATGGATTGGCATCTACCAACTTGCATTAGGACTTTGATGAACTTAAAACTATGATTTGATTTGTCATTTTTATCGCTTGATAGTTACTCATCAATGACATTGCATGATGAACAAGTAATAAGCAAAGCCACACTGTTTTTTAGTTAGTGAAAACCGTTGAAATTAGGTGGTTGTTGGAACACCCTTTAAAATCAGTCTATGGCTTTGGCATCTTGTTCATGGCACGAAATTGACATGTGATAACTACAGATACACATTTTAAATGAACTTAAAGATGAAATATTATAAGAAACCATTCGGTTCCTATGTAATAACGTCGTTAAAAGCAGCAAAATTACTCGTACGATTAGTGGTTTAGTAAAATACTAATTTCGATTTCAAAATTACTCGCAATTTTTAACAGGTGCCCAAGTTCACGACTGGAAATCGATCACTTGTCAATGCAGCGGGAATAATCAACCTCATTTTGCCAACATTTCGGTTTTTCTCAGCAAACTTCAAATGGCCTTTAGCCTACACTCCTTTATACAGACGAGGCGGggaattttttcactttcacttgGGCTGCAAATTGTAAACCTAAGACTGAGGCCggaaatcaaacaatttcCTCGATAAtttaagattttctttttcccactaAATTCCGTTAAATGAGGATTGATCGTCAACTTCGAAAGTGTGTGAAATGATAGCTTAACAGTGCAATTTGCACGTCCTCAACATATTATGAATGTAAACTATTACATAATAATATCATCCCTATTTAGTTCACGTCAAGAGTATAAATTAACatgcattttattttgttattaacGAGAAGATTTTATCATATGGACTGCTGTTCTGTAACGTGTAGCTACGAGTCGTTTAGATACGCCACATCGCCACCACCGCTACAAGAATTAGCATCCGAACAGCCATTATAATCTGTCAATATAAGCGATGGTGTTGCTAATTTTAAGTGAACGGACATGATAAGTGGTGTAACGTCTATCTTAATATTCTCCCCATTTTACTATCattttataattataattacAAAATAAGACAACGTAATCACGCACCGTAAAGAAATTATAGTCGtgctcattaaaaaatgaaccgATAAATGAACGGAGAGTAAACTTCTTCAGAATTACACCGATCCAGTTTGTGACATTTCTACATTATAAGCTGGCGTCCattatcattttgaaattttgtgtaCGTGATTGAAATATTAGGATAATCAGCAGTGTTTTAAGCTCGATATATCGAGAAACGTGATTGCTTAAGAGGTTGTGAAGAACGCCTTGGAAATCAACTAGAAATTTAAAAGACATCTTTGTCAATAATAAGTGTGGTAATCAGTGTTCCAGTTTTTAGCAATTCCATTTTAGTTTAAATTATCTAATTGCGATTATACATATAAGGTAACGCAATTACGCACCgtcaataaaataatgatgTTCATTAATGAGTTGAACGAAATCACTTGAAATCAACGTGAATAATTGTAATTATTTCCCCATAATTTTGTGTTAATGTCTTTTTAACGACTCCCGCCACAAATCTGTAAAAAAAGCTAAACAGCAGTTGTTTGCTGAATAGTCGACTACAGTCAATTAATTTATTACATCTTAAATTAAGCAAATTTCTATAGTCAAGGGCGTTTTAAAGATACTAGTTATTGTTATACTAGTTATCTAAGCTTATAAAAAATGGCAATgtaacaacaaaattttaattgaaaaccaATAAAGCCCCCTAGCGACCTTGGCTCTTTCCATGGAATCCATGCTTTACAAATCAGTGTGTGACCTTGCTCAGTGCGAATCGAGTTtgttcccttattttctcagCGCCAGTTTCGTTGTTCTCGTTTCTTTATCGACGTGTTCgaatcaaattatttattgtaaCTCGTCAACACTGATGCCCAGAGCAGTTATTTGTATATATTATCATCCCCACATTGGGTTTCttcttggaaacaaaaaacaatgtcGTACGAACAGAGGCAATATCAGACTCATGGCGCCCAAAATGAATCTTTTCAAGTTGGCACGTTTCTCCCTTATTCTAATGCCGAAACTTTTCTCCAACAGCCATGTGTCGCTGCACCTTTATTTCATCCAGCAAGAGAAGATGGGCTGTCACATGTGGAAATGACTGATAATGTCAACTACTTTAGTGCAGATTGTCACTATCAGCCCATCCCTTTGAATACTGACCATGATCGTGCTGCTAGTGAAGTTGCAGCCTACAATCTCTATGAAGTAAGTTTTCAACCCCACAAGTGATTGCCTGTGTTTCGGAAATAATAAGTTCACTACAATCAGCAATGATTCCCCCAACTTACATTAGTGATGTTAATCACTATGTATTATAAAATGTAACTCCTTTaacataatttgttttatttatttttctcgcaGGCTAATCAGAACTATGCTTGCTGGAATGAGCCATTCACTAAAGCCAATATCGTGCAGTTTGTTCCTTCAGTTAACACCTACACCGTTTCATCTGTGATGCCCACAACACCAGACATCTCTCCTTCCTTTATGTTGATAAGGCCAAAGCACCAAGTGGAAGGAGACCCAATGACACTGCTCACTTCAAATGACGAAAACCTGAAGACAAGTCAAGTGTGCCCTATCTGTGAACGCACGTTTGTTTACCAATTGAACTTTGTCAAACATTTGACGGCTGCAGGCTGTTGTCAACCTCTTTGTAAAAAGAGCCGAAAGGAGCCTGATATTGACACGACTGAGacctttaaaaataatacctTACCACGGGCCAGCCGTGCCAAGAAAGTCACCCGATCTAATTCGACTAAATCAAGAAAACGACCAACTATTCCTGCAAATCATCAACCAGAGTTTCTACCCAAGTCAGAAGTCCCGTCTGGTTTCCATGAGACCTCACCAACATTAGAAAACGAGGATTTAAAGATTCATCAG
The sequence above is drawn from the Daphnia pulicaria isolate SC F1-1A chromosome 1, SC_F0-13Bv2, whole genome shotgun sequence genome and encodes:
- the LOC124314822 gene encoding solute carrier family 22 member 5-like, with product MAIEDFDDILPHIGSFGPFQKRILLLSLPVNYFLAVVYMAQIYQTLTPEHWCSVPELSHLEPSERRNLSIPLETRDGELVYSRCRMFDVNFTQEGATVDVTQGRNLSWPTKPCSAVDGWDYDLSGGMYHTIVSESNWVCEDDWRANFAQAMFFAGAIVGSLLFGLLADWYGRLPVLVLSNVLACVAGVATGFCRGFVDFVVCRFLVGMAYDLHYMMMYIILMEYVSPEKRTIVGNIPLAVFLTLGAGSLPWIAYALADWRLFSIVTSAPIGAIVVAWWLVPESARWLVLKGKTDKTMETLRKCARINNKTVDPSVYEEFQAATKRTYQLEKDNPTNWMDLFRSSKMRQRFLIITLTWMVITVVYDGYVRSLAILPYSVFITNSVAGALELPADLVPVVTLDRLGRRWTLMMALGLAGLAGIATGLVPQSSAMLMTLLAMASRFFITIAMNTGLQYTVELIPTQLRGQGTGVVHITGHGATFFAPFILYLSTYYKTLPYIVLGALSVFGGLVCLLLPETANQNLPESVADAEHFGADQSFFQMPCLSKRRERQQRLNDVEDVAVVKRSLPSFGSAAVGGRIASPARQYVKDLSDPMFTGIGSAKLDRQQQQQTVPRRQEEHQPADGWQNEAFATDDISWEKLQTTRL
- the LOC124314970 gene encoding uncharacterized protein LOC124314970 isoform X2, giving the protein MSYEQRQYQTHGAQNESFQVGTFLPYSNAETFLQQPCVAAPLFHPAREDGLSHVEMTDNVNYFSADCHYQPIPLNTDHDRAASEVAAYNLYEANQNYACWNEPFTKANIVQFVPSVNTYTVSSVMPTTPDISPSFMLIRPKHQVEGDPMTLLTSNDENLKTSQVCPICERTFVYQLNFVKHLTAAGCCQPLCKKSRKEPDIDTTETFKNNTLPRASRAKKVTRSNSTKSRKRPTIPANHQPEFLPKSEVPSGFHETSPTLENEDLKIHQATPQRPIYTTVSSEMNLQRPYYMPPNVMFCHFCNLQLSTENFYQRHRLAHALVIQLTRCLELSLPTFSPPSNETASGNSSNSSALNNWLTDQIRVNFNDQNWLRLSVREVEQVLGNSNMDVDIRQRHGIRDDNEFQNVVDLLVTQDLNLSPRSDCCEVSRKPYFFPQEAACTSVQYHPSPTESLPSSSDALSIVPVNSHLMPTSPVYQSSGNQMEAGCSASHYPGPNLMDFNQSEESFNSLVTDLDTVEKQMASLLNTYEAISSVRV